Genomic window (Chloroflexota bacterium):
GCAATGGAATGATGCCAAATTGCTTGACCGCGTGCGAGACGCCGACAAATTGACGCCAGCCGAACTTTGGCACCGGTATGTTGATCTCTGGGAGTTCGCCAAGAAGATAGCCCCGCCTCAGAGTGAACGACAGCAGGCACAAGCTTTCACAGAGTGGGTCGAATACTACGCTAAGATGCAAAAATTCGAGGCCTGGAGGCGGGCGCATGGAAAAAGGGCTTGAACCTTCCCTGCGAAAAGCAATTGACTGGCTTGAAGCACGCGGCTACCGTTATGCAATTATCGGCGGTGTTGCGGTTTCGCAATGGGGCTTTATGCGCACTACCGATGATGTTGATCTAAAGTTGCTCGTCCCCAACTCCAACTACCCTGCCATTCGCGCCGCTTTGCGAGCCGCTTTCCCTGATCGCGCCAGAAAACATGTCCCGGAAAACACCTTTATCGTTGATGTTGTCATCGAAGGCGTGATCGTAGATTTTCTTCTGGCCTTGCCTGGATACGAAGAATTGATCATAGAGCGAGCTTCTCAACGCGACCTGGGCGGTTGGAAAGCCTGGGTTTGCTCGATAGAAGATCTGATCATCCAAAAATCTTACGCCGGGCGTGGCAAAGACTTGATAGATTTGGAAGAATTGTTAATCGCCCATCGCGGCAAACTGGACGAAGACTACATTGAGAATTGGGTGAGCCAATTTGCCGAAGCACTGGAGAAGCCTGAAATCCTCACCGGCTATCATCGCCTGCTCACTCAAAGCAAATCGCTGGAATGACCTTTTCACGCTCCACGCCCCACGCCACACCCGGCACTCTTCCCTCCACCCTCGCCCGCCACGCCCAAACCATCCCTGACCAGCCCTTCACCCGAATCCTGAAAAAAGGGGTTGTCGAAAAACAGCGCACTTTCGCCGAAGCGTGGACATGGTCGGCGCAGTGGGCGGCCTTGTTCGCCGAGCGCGGCCTCAAACACGGCGAGGCCGTCATCATCGCCCTGCCCAACTGCGACGCCTTCGTGGGCGCATACTTCGGCGCGCTCATGGCCGGCGTTGTCCCGGCTCCGGTTGCTCCCGCTCGTCGCCTCGCCGCCGACGATCCTTATCTTGCCACGCTCGCCGACCGAATCCGCTTCGTCAACGCTAAAGCTCTCGTTGTGCCAAGTGACCAAGCCAAACTCGCTCAACTTCCACAGTTCAGCCACATTGCCGTTCTCGCCGAAGGGCAGGCCGAAGCAATGACGCCGAACTACGACAGCCACTCCACCGCCGATGATCTCGGCCTCGTTCAATTTACCTCCGGCACGTCGGGCGACCCCAAAGCCGTCCTCCTCACCCAGCGGGCCCTCCTCGCCCAAACCGCCCTCCTCCAAACCTCGCTCGCCCTCTACGACCGCTTCAAAGATTGGGCCGTCTCGTGGCTGCCACTCTTTCACGACATGGGCCTCATTGGCTTCCTGCTCACCCCGGCCTACACCGGCGGCCTCGTCAACCTCATCCCGGCAGAAGAATTCGTCCTCCGCCCGGCCTCGTGGCTCAGAGCACTCTCCGAAACCAAAGCCACCATCACCGGCGGCCCGCCTTCGGCTTACGCCCTGTGCGCCAAACGCCTCAAAGACGCAACCGGCTACGACCTCAGCGCCGTTCGCGTCGCCCTCGTCGGCGCAGAAACCGTGACCCGCGACAGCCTCGCAACCTTCGGCGAAAAATTTGCCGCCGCCGGGTTTCGCTCCGCCAGCTTCACGCCCACCTACGGACTCGCCGAGGCCGCTCTGGCAGTGACGATGCCCGCGCTGGATCGCGACCCAAAGTTTGATGAAGTGGATTTTGCTAAACTGGCCGATGGCGAAGCCCGACCTGCTCACTCCGGTGACACCCGCCTCTTGGCCTCGGTGGGGCCGCCACTGCCGGGCGTCGAAGTCGCCATCGTCGCCGACGACGGCTCAACCTTGCCCGAACGCCGAACCGGCGAAATCATCGTCCGCAGTCCGAGTTTAATGAGCGGCTACCATGCAAACGCAGAATCAACGGAATACGCACTACGCAATACCTGGCTCTGGACCGGCGACCTCGGCTACCTCGCCGACGGCGAACTTTACCTCACGGGCCGAAAGAAGGAAGTCATCATCGTCGGCGGGCGCAACTACTATCCTGACGACGTGGAGCAAATTGCCAGCGCCGTGCCAGGCGTGCGCGCCGAGCGCGTAGTCGCCATTGGTGTTGAAGATGCCGGGACGGCATCCGAGCGATTGGTTGTGTTAGCCGAATTTGATCCTGATGAAGATCAAGATGCTCTACGCTTGCGCCTCCGCCAAACTTTAGTGGCGGCAGGCTACCCGGCGGGTGACGTGATCCTGCTCAAACCCAAATCCATCCAATCCACCCTCACCGGCAAACTCAAACGCCTCGACTGCAAAGCGCGTTACCTGGCCGGGGAGTTTGGGTCAACGGATTGAACATATTGAACAGATAAAAGGATAAAATATCATCTACTAAATCCGCTTGCGAAGCGTCCATTGTCCAAAAAATGTCCAGCATTACATTCGCCTTGCTCGGCCACCCGGCCAGCTACGAACATCTTGCCGCGATTGAACGCGCCGAGACACCTGGTGTCTCCGCGAAGCGAACACTAGGTGTCTCGGCGCTGACCAAACTCTTTGAAATGACTCCTGCCCGCGCCGCGAAAGAAGACATCGTCGTGCCGCTGGCCGACGGCTCGGTTGTTCGTGGCAAGATGATCCTCTGTTCATTTCTGCCCGAACAGGTAAACTCGCCGCGCGGCCTCGCCGCCGCCGGCAAAACCGTGCGCGCGGCCTGCAAGCTGGCTCACGAACTCGGCGCGAAGATCGTCGGCCTCGGCGGCTTCACTTCCATCGTCGGCGGGGCGCAGGGGGAATCGCTGGCCCGCGAGTTCGGGCTGGCCGTCACCTCCGGCAACTCGCTCACGGCGGCGCTGGCCCTTGAACAGCTTTACTCGTTGTTGGCAAAATTGGGCTGGACGTTGGCTGAACGGTCGGTGGCAATCGTCGGCGCAACCGGCGACATTGGCCGGGCCTGCGTGTCGGCCCTCGCCCCGCGAGTCAAACG
Coding sequences:
- a CDS encoding nucleotidyltransferase translates to MEKGLEPSLRKAIDWLEARGYRYAIIGGVAVSQWGFMRTTDDVDLKLLVPNSNYPAIRAALRAAFPDRARKHVPENTFIVDVVIEGVIVDFLLALPGYEELIIERASQRDLGGWKAWVCSIEDLIIQKSYAGRGKDLIDLEELLIAHRGKLDEDYIENWVSQFAEALEKPEILTGYHRLLTQSKSLE
- a CDS encoding AMP-binding protein, encoding MTFSRSTPHATPGTLPSTLARHAQTIPDQPFTRILKKGVVEKQRTFAEAWTWSAQWAALFAERGLKHGEAVIIALPNCDAFVGAYFGALMAGVVPAPVAPARRLAADDPYLATLADRIRFVNAKALVVPSDQAKLAQLPQFSHIAVLAEGQAEAMTPNYDSHSTADDLGLVQFTSGTSGDPKAVLLTQRALLAQTALLQTSLALYDRFKDWAVSWLPLFHDMGLIGFLLTPAYTGGLVNLIPAEEFVLRPASWLRALSETKATITGGPPSAYALCAKRLKDATGYDLSAVRVALVGAETVTRDSLATFGEKFAAAGFRSASFTPTYGLAEAALAVTMPALDRDPKFDEVDFAKLADGEARPAHSGDTRLLASVGPPLPGVEVAIVADDGSTLPERRTGEIIVRSPSLMSGYHANAESTEYALRNTWLWTGDLGYLADGELYLTGRKKEVIIVGGRNYYPDDVEQIASAVPGVRAERVVAIGVEDAGTASERLVVLAEFDPDEDQDALRLRLRQTLVAAGYPAGDVILLKPKSIQSTLTGKLKRLDCKARYLAGEFGSTD